A genomic segment from Alteribacillus bidgolensis encodes:
- a CDS encoding DUF5325 family protein, with amino-acid sequence MNWEKVCFLFLAVFATLCIASLGVAVAERSFLIAAFCLIGLYSTFLLSRKLRARAETD; translated from the coding sequence ATGAACTGGGAAAAAGTTTGTTTTTTATTTTTAGCGGTTTTCGCAACGTTATGTATTGCATCACTAGGTGTTGCTGTGGCAGAAAGGTCTTTTCTCATTGCTGCTTTCTGTTTAATAGGATTGTATTCTACCTTTTTACTATCACGAAAGCTTCGCGCGAGGGCAGAAACCGATTAA
- the typA gene encoding translational GTPase TypA produces MNVRKDLRNIAIIAHVDHGKTTLVDELLKQSGTFRENEQVDERAMDNNDIERERGITILAKNTAVRYGDTRINIMDTPGHADFGGEVERILKMVDGVLLVVDAYEGCMPQTRFVLKKALEQKLTPLVVLNKIDRDMARPEEVVDEVLDLFIELGADEDQLDFPVAYASAINGTASEDPAKQDDNMEVLFEMIINNVPAPIDNRDEPFQFQVTMLDYNDYLGRIGVGRVFRGTISTGDQAALIKRDGSKKNFRVTKLFGFMGLKRMEIDSAQAGDLIAIAGVEDINVGETICPAEHEDPLPALRIDEPTLQMTFLVNNSPFAGREGDYVTSRKLEERLMTQLETDVSLRVEHTDSPDVWTVSGRGELHLSILIENMRREGYELQVSKPEVIVKEVDGVLSEPVERAQVDVPEEYTGNIMESLGERKGEMLDMVNKGDGQVRMDFLVPSRGLIGYTTEFMAQTKGYGILNHSFDGYQPVHTGQVGGRRQGVLVSMENGKTTPYGMMQVEDRGTLFVEPGTEIYAGMIVGEHTRDNDLTVNITKAKQQTNVRSATKETTVTMKRPRILTLEEALEFLNDDEYCEVTPESIRLRKKILDKSTREREEKRKKLAAKQ; encoded by the coding sequence ATGAATGTACGCAAAGACTTAAGAAATATCGCGATAATCGCCCACGTGGACCACGGAAAAACGACATTGGTTGATGAACTGTTAAAACAGTCCGGGACATTTCGCGAAAATGAACAAGTAGACGAACGCGCAATGGATAATAACGACATTGAAAGAGAACGAGGCATTACAATTTTAGCGAAAAATACGGCTGTACGCTACGGTGACACCCGTATTAATATTATGGATACACCAGGCCACGCTGATTTTGGCGGTGAAGTCGAACGGATATTGAAAATGGTGGATGGTGTACTGCTTGTGGTGGACGCATATGAAGGCTGTATGCCGCAAACGAGATTTGTTTTAAAAAAGGCTCTAGAACAAAAACTAACCCCTTTAGTTGTTCTAAACAAAATTGACCGTGACATGGCGCGGCCCGAAGAAGTAGTCGATGAGGTGCTCGATTTATTTATCGAGTTAGGAGCTGATGAAGATCAGCTTGATTTTCCGGTAGCGTACGCTTCAGCTATCAATGGAACAGCAAGTGAAGATCCTGCAAAACAAGATGACAATATGGAAGTGCTGTTTGAAATGATCATAAACAACGTTCCAGCTCCAATCGACAACAGGGACGAACCTTTTCAATTCCAGGTGACAATGCTTGATTATAATGATTACCTCGGAAGAATTGGTGTAGGACGTGTTTTCCGCGGTACCATCAGTACTGGTGACCAGGCTGCTCTTATTAAACGAGATGGGTCGAAGAAAAATTTCCGTGTTACGAAACTATTTGGATTTATGGGTTTAAAACGCATGGAAATTGACAGCGCTCAGGCCGGTGACTTAATTGCGATTGCGGGTGTAGAAGATATTAACGTGGGGGAAACGATTTGCCCGGCTGAACATGAAGATCCGCTGCCGGCTCTTCGAATTGATGAACCGACTCTGCAAATGACGTTTCTCGTTAACAACAGCCCATTTGCCGGACGCGAAGGCGATTATGTAACAAGCAGAAAACTTGAAGAACGTTTAATGACTCAATTAGAAACAGATGTAAGTTTGCGCGTGGAGCATACAGATTCTCCGGACGTTTGGACAGTCTCCGGACGTGGAGAGCTGCACTTGTCCATTCTGATTGAAAACATGCGGCGCGAAGGCTACGAGCTTCAAGTGTCCAAACCAGAAGTAATCGTGAAAGAAGTAGACGGTGTACTATCAGAACCAGTTGAACGGGCTCAAGTAGACGTACCAGAAGAATATACAGGAAACATTATGGAGTCACTTGGAGAACGTAAAGGCGAAATGCTTGATATGGTCAATAAAGGAGATGGCCAGGTTCGAATGGACTTTCTTGTTCCGTCGCGCGGCCTGATAGGGTATACTACTGAATTTATGGCACAAACAAAAGGTTATGGGATTTTAAACCATTCATTTGATGGATACCAGCCGGTGCATACTGGGCAAGTCGGCGGCCGCCGTCAAGGTGTACTTGTTTCTATGGAAAATGGAAAAACGACACCATATGGTATGATGCAAGTAGAAGACCGCGGTACATTATTTGTTGAGCCCGGTACAGAAATATATGCAGGGATGATTGTAGGCGAGCATACACGTGATAATGATTTAACGGTTAATATTACAAAAGCTAAACAGCAAACCAACGTTCGTTCAGCGACAAAAGAGACTACTGTAACGATGAAACGTCCGCGTATTTTGACTTTAGAAGAAGCGCTCGAGTTTTTAAACGATGATGAGTATTGTGAAGTAACTCCAGAATCAATTCGTTTGCGCAAAAAAATTCTCGATAAAAGTACAAGAGAACGAGAAGAAAAGCGTAAAAAATTGGCAGCAAAGCAATAA
- a CDS encoding YlaH-like family protein has translation MITAAATVNDVNVTKDQLSWTAGLLNVHEHPVVGFWLLYAAVVLMCIVVFNLGFARKLPLLKNVIVYAALFIGALPLTIFAIGMAVVESLIAAAIVLGIYKIRLKRHKQEQESQGSVT, from the coding sequence ATGATTACAGCAGCTGCGACTGTGAATGATGTCAATGTGACAAAAGATCAATTAAGCTGGACGGCAGGATTGTTGAATGTACACGAGCATCCAGTAGTGGGGTTCTGGCTGCTGTATGCTGCTGTCGTTCTCATGTGTATTGTCGTTTTTAATTTAGGGTTTGCCAGAAAACTTCCTCTATTAAAAAATGTAATTGTATATGCAGCGTTATTTATCGGAGCATTGCCGCTGACTATTTTTGCAATAGGTATGGCGGTCGTAGAATCTCTCATCGCCGCAGCGATTGTTCTCGGTATTTACAAAATCCGCTTAAAGAGACATAAACAAGAACAGGAAAGTCAAGGAAGCGTAACGTAA